In bacterium, the following proteins share a genomic window:
- a CDS encoding rRNA pseudouridine synthase: MPPTMPVTMKPADPGIRLNRFLARAGHGSRRAVEELVVAGRVAINGEVVTDLGRRVDPAADRVAVDGRLVQMPDDFRVYAFHKPLGIVCTLKSQTGQPALDEWRRLAELPERFVPVGRLDQTSSGLLLWTDDGELNQALCRPRSGVWKSYEVELSMVLPDALLPKLTGGGIVLDGRPCRPCRMRPGHRPDGRHWVLELHEGRKRQIRRMFGAVGFNVTALHRVAVGPITLGRLHPGDFRRLSAAEVEALRGAVFGTGKGRERPRRGGGARDGG, from the coding sequence ATGCCCCCGACGATGCCGGTGACGATGAAGCCCGCTGACCCCGGCATCCGCCTGAACCGCTTCCTGGCGCGGGCCGGCCACGGTTCGCGCCGCGCCGTGGAAGAGCTTGTGGTGGCCGGCCGCGTGGCGATCAACGGCGAGGTCGTTACCGACCTGGGCCGCCGCGTGGATCCGGCCGCCGACCGCGTGGCGGTCGATGGCCGGCTCGTGCAGATGCCCGATGATTTCCGCGTCTATGCCTTCCACAAGCCATTGGGAATCGTTTGCACTCTCAAATCGCAGACGGGCCAGCCGGCGCTCGACGAGTGGCGGCGTCTGGCTGAACTTCCCGAGCGATTCGTACCGGTCGGGCGCCTTGACCAGACGTCTTCCGGGTTGCTCCTTTGGACCGACGACGGCGAGCTCAACCAGGCGCTCTGCCGACCGCGGTCCGGGGTCTGGAAGTCCTACGAAGTCGAACTCAGTATGGTCCTGCCCGACGCGCTGCTGCCGAAGCTGACCGGCGGCGGGATCGTGCTGGACGGGCGGCCCTGCCGACCCTGCCGCATGCGACCGGGCCACCGCCCGGACGGGCGGCACTGGGTGCTGGAACTGCACGAAGGTCGCAAGCGGCAGATCCGGCGGATGTTCGGCGCGGTGGGTTTCAACGTGACGGCGCTGCACCGCGTGGCGGTGGGCCCGATCACCCTGGGGCGCCTGCACCCGGGCGATTTCCGGCGCCTGTCGGCGGCGGAGGTCGAAGCCCTGCGGGGCGCGGTATTCGGAACGGGTAAGGGTCGGGAGCGTCCTCGTCGCGGCGGGGGCGCCAGGGATGGCGGCTGA
- the scpB gene encoding SMC-Scp complex subunit ScpB, producing MKRELEALLFAADSPLTIARLKKIFPERENAEIRSAISELEQDYTAAGLAFTVVEFGGGWQIATRPEYAPLVDNLLKSRSFTRLSKAGLEVLAIIAYRQPITRLEIDEIRGVNSSGAISTLTERNLITVVGRSQTVGNPLLYGTTREFLNHLGLKGLGQLPDLPALEGVLEDREQLKEFASRIGREVTDEELEEYFAAPVAHVQEPTPPEPDGTDEPEAGAEPESESAEADVDQEPDGEVQDAPDDAGDDEAR from the coding sequence TTGAAGAGGGAACTGGAAGCCCTGCTGTTCGCCGCCGACAGCCCGCTGACCATTGCGAGGCTGAAGAAGATCTTCCCCGAACGCGAGAACGCGGAGATCCGCAGCGCCATCTCCGAACTGGAACAGGATTACACCGCGGCCGGCCTGGCCTTCACGGTGGTGGAGTTCGGCGGCGGCTGGCAGATCGCCACGCGGCCCGAGTATGCGCCGCTCGTGGACAACCTGCTGAAGTCGCGGAGCTTCACGCGCCTGTCCAAGGCGGGCCTCGAGGTGCTCGCGATCATCGCCTACCGCCAGCCCATCACGCGGCTGGAGATCGACGAGATCCGCGGCGTCAACAGCAGCGGGGCCATCAGTACGCTGACCGAGCGCAACCTGATCACGGTGGTCGGGCGCTCGCAGACCGTGGGCAACCCGCTCCTCTACGGCACAACGCGCGAGTTCCTGAACCACCTCGGGCTGAAGGGCCTCGGACAGTTGCCCGACCTGCCGGCGCTCGAAGGCGTGCTCGAGGATCGCGAGCAGTTGAAGGAGTTCGCCAGCCGCATCGGCCGCGAGGTCACGGACGAGGAGCTGGAGGAATACTTCGCCGCGCCCGTGGCGCACGTGCAGGAACCGACGCCGCCGGAGCCCGACGGAACGGACGAGCCGGAAGCCGGGGCGGAGCCGGAATCGGAGTCGGCTGAAGCCGACGTCGATCAAGAGCCGGACGGCGAAGTGCAGGATGCCCCCGACGATGCCGGTGACGATGAAGCCCGCTGA